One segment of Erigeron canadensis isolate Cc75 chromosome 2, C_canadensis_v1, whole genome shotgun sequence DNA contains the following:
- the LOC122589044 gene encoding sister chromatid cohesion 1 protein 2-like isoform X2: MVIHKQLSMGKKSKELENVWMAAHFPKRIKKELVHYTNIISSVDNILVDQISVVTYRILGFLLLGVARIYAKKVEYLLVDSNRSMNEIQLYFEGRRKDTVNVTGMCLPESSGHRSKQNTVDVPVSEFSSKKKSNTFIEAMRAQFSSISMPETFELDAFDLEIVEDDSSNDHVRPHLELVLNDAWENVQTRHHNYGKHGDAYARFSDHASTSTSAMATNFNPSNSEKSAEKFRHRFSLEECLDPMVLDETDDEDVPVKPFIEQEPECTNINIPDIIFEDGETSHMHPVEDSTTGQTVVLELTSADNIILKPSPDKCQVSVTIDVTPQSKAPVVLGEHKSDCVAVRTPAPMNEVRLPRKRKCVFDEPRKIPNDVYRDWLEDASDLVCKRRITSSLHAWKQRRSTDYFLEPIVAISADFPSDLRSVISTKELVLEEVEETREPDPKVTELMPLNMNKVSEEREETIAPSTPLNMNKVSEEREEETIAPSTPVTRSTSLRFHEVHAKSLASQAGPASSSETVERDYRRVVGVDMDEVQLEEGPSALGESNQENFLTAEKWSAVTKSIARRMHGYFVCLKERGEEGALKLSQILKQKTKKESARFFYQILVLKTGGYVDVKQAKPYDEIHVMQTPKLEEVFVARGRK; this comes from the exons ataacatattGGTGGACCAAATTTCTGTTGTAACATATAGAATATTAGGATTTCTTCTACTTGGAGTGGCAAGGATATACGCAAAGAAGGTTGAGTATCTGCTGGTCGACAGCAATAGAAGCATGAATGAAATTCAATTATATTTTGAGGGGAGGAGAAAAGATACTGTTAATGTCACGGGTATGTGCTTACCTGAATCTTCAGGACATAGATCCAAACAAAACACTGTAGACGTGCCTGTATCGGAATTTTCTAGTAAAAAGAAATCCAATACTTTTATTGAAGCTATGCGTGCACAATTCTCTTCAATCAGCATGCCAGAAACTTTTGAACTAGACGCATTTGATCTGGAAATCGTGGAAGATGATAGCAGCAA TGACCACGTGAGACCCCATTTGGAGCTTGTGCTTAATG ATGCATGGGAAAATGTCCAAACAAGGCATCATAATTATGGCAAG CATGGGGATGCATATGCTCGATTTTCTGACCATGCTTCCACTTCTACTTCGGCTATGGCTACAAA CTTTAACCCAAGTAACTCGGAAAAAAGTGCTGAGAAGTTTCGTCATAGATTTTCACTGGAGGAATGCCTGGATCCCATGGTGCTCGATGAAACTGATGACGAAGATGTCCCTGTAAAACCCTTTATTGAGCAAGAGCCAGAATGTACTAATATAAATATCCCAGATATAATATTTGAGGATGGTGAAACTTCACATATGCATCCTGTTGAAGACAGTACAACTGGGCAAACAGTTGTTTTGGAACTGACATCCGCTGATAACATAATTCTCAAACCTAGTCCAGACAAATGTCAAGTGTCGGTTACCATTGACGTGACCCCTCAGTCAAAGGCTCCAGTTGTTTTAG GTGAACACAAATCAGATTGTGTGGCTGTCCGTACCCCAGCTCCCATGAATGAAGTTAGGCTCCCAAGGAAACGCAAATGTGTTTTTGATGAACCGAGAAAGATTCCTAATGA TGTATATAGAGACTGGCTTGAGGATGCAAGTGACCTAGTATGCAAAAGGAGGATTACATCTTCTCTTCATGCTTGGAAGCAACGTAGGTCTACTGATTATTTTCTGGAACCTATAGTTGCCA TCAGTGCAGATTTTCCATCGGATCTCAGGTCAGTTATTTCCACGAAAGAGCTGGTGCTGGAAGAAGTTGAGGAGACAAGGGAACCGGATCCAAAAGTTACTGAATTAATGCCCCTGAACATGAACAAAGTTTCTGAGGAAAGAGAAGAAACCATTGCTCCCTCAACGCCCCTGAACATGAACAAAGTTTCTGAGGAAAGAGAAGAAGAAACCATTGCTCCCTCAACGCCAGTAACCCGATCGACATCATTGAGATTCCATGAGGTCCATGCGAAGTCCTTGGCCAGTCAAGCGGGACCGGCTAGTTCATCCGAGACTGTAGAAAGAGACTACCGTCGAGTCGTTGGTGTAGATATGGACGAGGTTCAGTTGGAAGAG ggaccaagtgctttgggTGAAAGCAATCAAGAAAACT TCCTCACTGCAGAAAAGTGGTCAGCTGTTACAAA AAGCATTGCGCGTCGCATGCATGGttattttgtatgtttgaaaGAAAGAGGAGAAGAGGGAGCTCTAAAGTTGTCCCAGATCTTGAAACAGAAAACTAAGAAAGAAAGCGCAAGGTTTTTCTATCAGATACTG GTTCTGAAAACTGGAGGATATGTCGACGTGAAACAAGCAAAGCCATATGATGAGATCCATGTGATGCAAACTCCAAAGCTGGAGGAAGTTTTTGTAGCACGCGGTCGCAAATGA
- the LOC122589044 gene encoding sister chromatid cohesion 1 protein 2-like isoform X1 codes for MVIHKQLSMGKKSKELENVWMAAHFPKRIKKELVHYTNIISSVDNILVDQISVVTYRILGFLLLGVARIYAKKVEYLLVDSNRSMNEIQLYFEGRRKDTVNVTGMCLPESSGHRSKQNTVDVPVSEFSSKKKSNTFIEAMRAQFSSISMPETFELDAFDLEIVEDDSSNDHVRPHLELVLNDAWENVQTRHHNYGKQHGDAYARFSDHASTSTSAMATNFNPSNSEKSAEKFRHRFSLEECLDPMVLDETDDEDVPVKPFIEQEPECTNINIPDIIFEDGETSHMHPVEDSTTGQTVVLELTSADNIILKPSPDKCQVSVTIDVTPQSKAPVVLGEHKSDCVAVRTPAPMNEVRLPRKRKCVFDEPRKIPNDVYRDWLEDASDLVCKRRITSSLHAWKQRRSTDYFLEPIVAISADFPSDLRSVISTKELVLEEVEETREPDPKVTELMPLNMNKVSEEREETIAPSTPLNMNKVSEEREEETIAPSTPVTRSTSLRFHEVHAKSLASQAGPASSSETVERDYRRVVGVDMDEVQLEEGPSALGESNQENFLTAEKWSAVTKSIARRMHGYFVCLKERGEEGALKLSQILKQKTKKESARFFYQILVLKTGGYVDVKQAKPYDEIHVMQTPKLEEVFVARGRK; via the exons ataacatattGGTGGACCAAATTTCTGTTGTAACATATAGAATATTAGGATTTCTTCTACTTGGAGTGGCAAGGATATACGCAAAGAAGGTTGAGTATCTGCTGGTCGACAGCAATAGAAGCATGAATGAAATTCAATTATATTTTGAGGGGAGGAGAAAAGATACTGTTAATGTCACGGGTATGTGCTTACCTGAATCTTCAGGACATAGATCCAAACAAAACACTGTAGACGTGCCTGTATCGGAATTTTCTAGTAAAAAGAAATCCAATACTTTTATTGAAGCTATGCGTGCACAATTCTCTTCAATCAGCATGCCAGAAACTTTTGAACTAGACGCATTTGATCTGGAAATCGTGGAAGATGATAGCAGCAA TGACCACGTGAGACCCCATTTGGAGCTTGTGCTTAATG ATGCATGGGAAAATGTCCAAACAAGGCATCATAATTATGGCAAG CAGCATGGGGATGCATATGCTCGATTTTCTGACCATGCTTCCACTTCTACTTCGGCTATGGCTACAAA CTTTAACCCAAGTAACTCGGAAAAAAGTGCTGAGAAGTTTCGTCATAGATTTTCACTGGAGGAATGCCTGGATCCCATGGTGCTCGATGAAACTGATGACGAAGATGTCCCTGTAAAACCCTTTATTGAGCAAGAGCCAGAATGTACTAATATAAATATCCCAGATATAATATTTGAGGATGGTGAAACTTCACATATGCATCCTGTTGAAGACAGTACAACTGGGCAAACAGTTGTTTTGGAACTGACATCCGCTGATAACATAATTCTCAAACCTAGTCCAGACAAATGTCAAGTGTCGGTTACCATTGACGTGACCCCTCAGTCAAAGGCTCCAGTTGTTTTAG GTGAACACAAATCAGATTGTGTGGCTGTCCGTACCCCAGCTCCCATGAATGAAGTTAGGCTCCCAAGGAAACGCAAATGTGTTTTTGATGAACCGAGAAAGATTCCTAATGA TGTATATAGAGACTGGCTTGAGGATGCAAGTGACCTAGTATGCAAAAGGAGGATTACATCTTCTCTTCATGCTTGGAAGCAACGTAGGTCTACTGATTATTTTCTGGAACCTATAGTTGCCA TCAGTGCAGATTTTCCATCGGATCTCAGGTCAGTTATTTCCACGAAAGAGCTGGTGCTGGAAGAAGTTGAGGAGACAAGGGAACCGGATCCAAAAGTTACTGAATTAATGCCCCTGAACATGAACAAAGTTTCTGAGGAAAGAGAAGAAACCATTGCTCCCTCAACGCCCCTGAACATGAACAAAGTTTCTGAGGAAAGAGAAGAAGAAACCATTGCTCCCTCAACGCCAGTAACCCGATCGACATCATTGAGATTCCATGAGGTCCATGCGAAGTCCTTGGCCAGTCAAGCGGGACCGGCTAGTTCATCCGAGACTGTAGAAAGAGACTACCGTCGAGTCGTTGGTGTAGATATGGACGAGGTTCAGTTGGAAGAG ggaccaagtgctttgggTGAAAGCAATCAAGAAAACT TCCTCACTGCAGAAAAGTGGTCAGCTGTTACAAA AAGCATTGCGCGTCGCATGCATGGttattttgtatgtttgaaaGAAAGAGGAGAAGAGGGAGCTCTAAAGTTGTCCCAGATCTTGAAACAGAAAACTAAGAAAGAAAGCGCAAGGTTTTTCTATCAGATACTG GTTCTGAAAACTGGAGGATATGTCGACGTGAAACAAGCAAAGCCATATGATGAGATCCATGTGATGCAAACTCCAAAGCTGGAGGAAGTTTTTGTAGCACGCGGTCGCAAATGA